In Synechococcus sp. KORDI-52, one genomic interval encodes:
- a CDS encoding IctB family putative bicarbonate transporter: protein MASADATPAASGGPVLGRWQGLIAPAPAVLHRLEGLAGILLLVLLTGLPVLTRPGLALVIAACGALWLLWSLCSPPHRIGAISLWLMLFLAIAIVATGFSPVPIAASKGLVKLLSYLGVYALLCKLLLSNGRWWDRLVAGLLSGGLLSSVLALRQLYASSEDLAGWADPNSIGAGTIRIYGPLGNPNLLAGYLLTLIPFAAIALLRWRGVGARLLAGTTLVLAGTATLFSYSRGGWLGMVAAGAVLLLLLLLRWTRHWPLVWRRLVPLAVLVVGAACLVVAATQIDPIRTRITSLLAGRGDSSNNFRINVWMAAIQMVQDRPWLGIGPGNAAFNSIYPLYQQPKFNALSAYSVPLEILVETGIPGLLASLGMLVSSLRQGLKQLNTDGPSALAAIASLAAIAGLLMQGSTDTIFFRPEVQVIGWFALATLVSRPGEP, encoded by the coding sequence ATGGCCTCTGCGGACGCAACCCCGGCGGCGAGCGGTGGTCCAGTGTTGGGGCGCTGGCAGGGGCTGATCGCGCCGGCTCCGGCAGTGCTGCACCGCCTGGAAGGACTAGCGGGGATTCTCCTGCTGGTGTTGCTCACGGGTCTTCCGGTGCTCACACGCCCGGGCCTGGCTCTGGTGATTGCAGCCTGCGGCGCCCTCTGGCTGCTCTGGAGCCTCTGTAGTCCGCCCCATCGCATCGGGGCCATCTCACTGTGGCTGATGCTTTTTCTGGCCATCGCGATTGTGGCCACAGGATTTTCGCCGGTTCCGATCGCCGCCAGCAAAGGCCTGGTCAAACTGCTCAGCTACCTGGGTGTCTATGCCTTGCTCTGCAAACTGTTGCTGAGCAACGGGCGATGGTGGGACCGGCTGGTCGCCGGACTGCTGAGTGGCGGCCTGCTCAGCAGCGTTCTCGCCTTGCGTCAGCTCTATGCCTCCAGCGAGGACCTGGCCGGCTGGGCGGATCCGAATTCCATCGGCGCCGGCACCATTCGGATCTATGGACCCCTGGGGAACCCCAATCTCCTGGCGGGTTATCTGCTGACGCTGATTCCCTTCGCAGCGATTGCTCTGCTGCGTTGGCGGGGTGTGGGAGCCCGGTTGTTGGCCGGCACCACATTGGTGCTGGCGGGAACAGCCACGCTGTTCTCCTACAGCCGTGGGGGCTGGCTTGGGATGGTGGCTGCCGGCGCCGTGCTGCTGCTGTTGCTGCTGCTGCGCTGGACCCGCCACTGGCCCCTGGTCTGGAGACGTCTGGTGCCCCTTGCCGTGTTGGTGGTTGGAGCCGCTTGTCTGGTGGTGGCGGCCACCCAGATCGATCCCATCCGCACACGCATAACCAGCCTGCTGGCGGGACGCGGAGATAGCTCCAACAATTTCCGCATCAACGTCTGGATGGCAGCGATCCAGATGGTGCAAGACCGCCCCTGGCTGGGTATCGGCCCTGGCAATGCGGCGTTCAACAGCATCTATCCCCTGTATCAGCAGCCGAAGTTCAACGCCCTCAGTGCCTACTCCGTTCCCTTGGAGATCCTGGTGGAAACCGGCATTCCCGGGCTGCTGGCCTCCCTGGGAATGCTGGTCAGCAGCCTGCGGCAGGGACTAAAGCAACTCAACACTGACGGGCCAAGCGCCTTGGCAGCCATCGCCAGCCTCGCCGCCATAGCTGGTCTGCTGATGCAGGGCAGCACCGACACGATCTTCTTCCGCCCCGAAGTCCAAGTGATCGGATGGTTTGCCCTGGCCACCCTGGTGAGTCGACCCGGGGAACCATGA
- a CDS encoding BadF/BadG/BcrA/BcrD ATPase family protein yields MKLLAGFDAGQTHTRCRLNLIRDGLHQPVGEGEGPGVSHLDAPRGEDRFLEAIRTSAQQALRDHPDGVIQAAVVGASGIEHGTALQQRAERLVRQALSLGDGVRLDHVLVTGDERTALRGAIPEGAGILVISGTGMIIVGRNNSGHEHRCGGWGWLLDGAGSAFDLGHQGVQLTLRMADGRLPDHPLRQLIWNRMGCDSHAAVKARVVQAEFGTAEFAALAPLVVDAANMGCSGAEEIVKRSAAGLSSGVNTVARRLSLVCPLVICQGGAITHLMGFRTAVQQSIRQSIPNARWGEARGDACHGALLMAEDLIVRPR; encoded by the coding sequence ATGAAGCTGCTCGCAGGATTCGATGCAGGGCAGACGCACACCCGCTGCCGCCTCAACCTCATTCGAGACGGCTTGCATCAGCCTGTCGGCGAAGGCGAGGGGCCTGGTGTCAGTCATCTGGATGCCCCCCGTGGTGAGGACCGTTTTCTCGAGGCGATCCGCACCAGCGCGCAGCAGGCGCTTAGGGATCACCCCGATGGCGTGATCCAGGCGGCCGTTGTCGGAGCCAGCGGCATCGAACATGGCACGGCGTTGCAACAGCGCGCCGAACGGTTGGTGCGCCAGGCACTGAGCCTCGGCGATGGCGTCCGACTGGACCATGTGCTGGTCACCGGAGACGAACGCACGGCCTTACGAGGTGCGATCCCGGAAGGTGCAGGAATCCTGGTGATCAGCGGCACGGGAATGATCATCGTGGGCCGAAACAACAGCGGCCATGAACACCGCTGTGGCGGCTGGGGATGGCTGCTGGATGGAGCCGGCTCAGCCTTTGATCTTGGCCACCAGGGCGTGCAACTGACCCTGCGCATGGCCGATGGACGTCTGCCCGACCATCCCCTGCGGCAACTGATCTGGAATCGGATGGGATGCGACAGCCATGCAGCCGTGAAAGCCCGGGTGGTGCAGGCCGAGTTCGGCACGGCGGAGTTCGCTGCTCTGGCTCCCCTGGTGGTGGACGCGGCAAACATGGGCTGCTCAGGTGCAGAGGAGATCGTCAAGCGATCAGCAGCAGGCCTTTCGAGCGGTGTCAACACCGTGGCCCGGCGTCTTTCGCTGGTCTGCCCACTGGTGATCTGCCAGGGGGGAGCCATCACTCATCTCATGGGTTTCCGAACGGCCGTGCAACAGAGCATCCGTCAATCGATTCCCAACGCCCGCTGGGGTGAGGCCAGGGGCGATGCCTGCCATGGCGCACTGCTGATGGCGGAGGACTTGATCGTCAGGCCACGTTGA
- the glmM gene encoding phosphoglucosamine mutase yields MVQKACSPIGPALGDAAPGFGTDGIRGLAGSVLTPALCLQVGYWVGRVLQADGPVLIGMDSRTSGSMVVSALTAGLTAAGRDVWALGLCPTPAVPLLIRQLGAAGGLMVSASHNPPADNGIKVFGADGAKLSAPRQAQVEAGLKGQLSGVEDGAFRCGVARSSADLLDGYREVLQQSVADRRLDGVPIVLDLCWGSATACGADAFSALGADLTVLHGEPDGSRINVACGSTHLEPLQRAVIERGAAMGFAFDGDADRMLAVDGCGRIIDGDHVLFLWGSVLQDQQALPDQRLVATVMSNLGFERAWQQRGGNLDRTPVGDQHVHAAMVASGAALGGEQSGHILSASHGLCGDGVLTAVQLATLCHAQGITLSDWLDRSFHAYPQKLVNVRVLDRARRKNWSTCTPLTDAIASAEQSMGETGRILVRASGTEPVLRVMVEAEQSAAVEHWTGHLAAVAEDHLNVA; encoded by the coding sequence ATGGTTCAAAAGGCGTGCTCCCCGATCGGCCCCGCTCTCGGTGACGCTGCGCCAGGGTTTGGTACTGATGGGATCCGTGGGCTCGCCGGCTCCGTTCTCACCCCCGCCTTGTGTCTCCAGGTGGGCTACTGGGTTGGCCGGGTTCTGCAGGCGGACGGCCCTGTTCTGATCGGAATGGATTCCCGGACCAGCGGCAGCATGGTGGTGTCGGCCTTGACAGCCGGATTAACGGCAGCCGGGCGCGATGTGTGGGCCCTGGGCCTGTGTCCCACACCGGCGGTTCCGCTGTTGATTCGTCAGCTTGGTGCTGCCGGTGGCCTGATGGTGTCCGCCAGCCACAATCCTCCCGCAGACAATGGCATCAAAGTGTTTGGGGCCGATGGTGCCAAGCTCAGTGCCCCCCGTCAGGCCCAGGTGGAGGCAGGCCTGAAGGGCCAGCTTTCCGGGGTTGAAGATGGTGCATTTCGTTGCGGCGTGGCGCGCTCCAGCGCCGATCTCCTCGATGGCTACCGGGAGGTGTTGCAGCAATCGGTGGCGGATCGCCGGCTCGACGGCGTCCCCATCGTGCTCGACCTCTGCTGGGGCTCGGCGACAGCCTGTGGTGCGGATGCCTTCAGTGCCTTGGGGGCTGATCTGACCGTGCTCCATGGGGAACCCGATGGCTCCCGCATCAATGTGGCTTGTGGTTCAACTCATCTGGAACCGCTGCAGCGGGCTGTGATCGAGCGCGGCGCGGCGATGGGGTTTGCCTTCGATGGTGATGCCGACCGGATGCTGGCGGTGGATGGCTGTGGTCGCATCATTGATGGAGATCACGTGCTCTTCCTCTGGGGATCCGTGCTGCAGGATCAGCAGGCGCTCCCCGATCAGCGGTTGGTGGCCACCGTGATGTCGAACCTCGGCTTCGAGCGCGCCTGGCAGCAGCGGGGCGGCAACCTCGATCGAACACCGGTGGGAGACCAGCACGTCCATGCGGCGATGGTGGCCAGTGGCGCTGCCCTTGGTGGCGAACAATCAGGCCATATTCTTTCGGCTTCCCACGGGCTGTGTGGCGACGGCGTCCTGACTGCTGTGCAGCTGGCCACCCTGTGCCATGCCCAGGGCATCACCCTCAGCGATTGGCTGGACCGCAGTTTTCACGCTTATCCCCAGAAACTGGTCAATGTGCGTGTGTTGGACCGTGCGCGACGCAAGAACTGGAGCACGTGCACCCCTCTGACCGACGCCATTGCCTCGGCGGAGCAGTCGATGGGCGAGACCGGTCGCATTCTGGTGCGAGCCAGCGGCACGGAGCCTGTGCTGCGGGTGATGGTGGAAGCGGAGCAATCAGCAGCTGTCGAGCATTGGACGGGGCATCTGGCCGCTGTTGCAGAGGACCATCTCAACGTGGCCTGA
- the trmB gene encoding tRNA (guanosine(46)-N7)-methyltransferase TrmB → MRQHVNPLSSFFQLPLELPPPEELFRVPDQPIHLDIGCARGRCLLGLAERDPHWNHLGVEIRRPLVTSADREALASEHGNIRILFCNANISLEGWMNALGPDRLQRVSIQFPDPWFKRRHRKRRVLQPALLLAIATALRPGRELFLQSDVLDVIEPMVALTELSVCFDRPAGDQHPWRDSNPLPVPTERERYVLDQNLPVYRVLYRRNQSPLPSLSDLEQRWQEIDNPSETPTT, encoded by the coding sequence TTGCGTCAGCACGTCAATCCCCTCAGCAGCTTCTTTCAGCTGCCGCTGGAGCTCCCACCACCCGAGGAGCTGTTCCGCGTTCCTGATCAGCCGATCCACCTCGATATCGGCTGCGCCCGCGGGCGGTGCCTGCTGGGCCTGGCCGAGCGTGATCCCCACTGGAACCATCTCGGCGTTGAAATCCGCCGGCCCCTGGTGACCTCCGCCGATCGTGAGGCGCTCGCCTCGGAACACGGCAACATTCGGATTCTGTTCTGCAATGCCAACATCAGCCTGGAGGGGTGGATGAACGCCCTTGGACCGGACCGGTTGCAGCGGGTGTCCATCCAGTTTCCCGATCCCTGGTTCAAACGGCGGCACCGCAAACGGCGGGTCCTGCAACCGGCGCTGCTCCTGGCCATCGCAACGGCGCTCCGGCCCGGCCGCGAGTTGTTTCTGCAGAGCGATGTTCTCGACGTGATTGAGCCGATGGTGGCTCTCACCGAACTCAGCGTCTGTTTTGATCGGCCGGCGGGGGATCAGCATCCCTGGCGCGACAGCAATCCACTGCCGGTGCCCACGGAACGGGAGCGCTACGTGCTCGACCAGAACCTCCCCGTCTACCGGGTGCTGTATCGCAGGAACCAGAGTCCACTGCCTTCCTTATCAGATCTGGAACAACGCTGGCAGGAGATCGATAATCCGTCGGAAACACCCACCACCTGA
- a CDS encoding DUF3177 family protein, with protein sequence MNEFTYRALVWLTYRLAATFAVGVPLVLLIWSAWRREPMVLRLLGIYWKVASLMAISLLLLTDQRPMGYATAVVAPLLMVISLWFWVDINEELADQPSWRPLPLAVKVWRWAFSGFGVLSLGMSVTALRCMQELNSPACLTWLEAPQGIHGLAATVFDFLFGGQWTEAVAAFVGYVALVAYLAGLLQWLLVRLPRYGRVAGDF encoded by the coding sequence GTGAACGAGTTCACGTACCGCGCTCTGGTGTGGCTGACCTATCGCCTGGCCGCCACGTTTGCCGTGGGTGTGCCATTGGTTCTGTTGATCTGGTCGGCCTGGCGACGCGAGCCGATGGTGCTGCGGCTGCTCGGCATCTACTGGAAAGTGGCCAGTCTGATGGCGATCAGCCTGCTGCTACTCACGGATCAGCGCCCCATGGGCTACGCCACGGCCGTTGTTGCACCGCTGTTGATGGTGATCAGTCTTTGGTTCTGGGTCGACATCAATGAAGAGTTGGCCGACCAACCGTCCTGGCGACCCCTGCCGTTGGCAGTGAAGGTTTGGCGTTGGGCGTTCAGTGGTTTCGGAGTCCTCAGCCTGGGCATGAGCGTCACCGCTTTGCGCTGTATGCAAGAGCTGAACTCCCCGGCATGCCTGACCTGGCTCGAGGCTCCCCAGGGCATCCATGGTCTGGCGGCCACGGTGTTCGATTTTCTGTTTGGGGGGCAGTGGACGGAGGCCGTTGCCGCTTTTGTGGGTTACGTCGCCCTGGTGGCTTATCTGGCTGGCCTGCTGCAGTGGCTGTTGGTGCGCCTGCCCCGTTACGGGCGTGTGGCGGGTGATTTCTGA
- the thyX gene encoding FAD-dependent thymidylate synthase, whose product MDRFRVDLIAATPNPQQCVYAAMHQDYSEGFVAGDRASWPDEQRAGEICVKRLLSGERGHYGPMEHAQIVLNVGWFPHSVMQQARTHRVGVSFDVQSMRYTGDRICRAADGALDLEEVFYLRPVGEYSDRQGKKYAYTEALRNQDLELCRSAAERYRDLLKAGFAEEHARGILPFDYRQHFVVSFSLRAFLHFMDLRAKLDAQLEIRQLCDLMWPHMVAWAPEFAAWYEKTRLHRARLAP is encoded by the coding sequence ATGGACCGCTTTCGGGTCGATCTGATCGCAGCCACGCCGAACCCGCAGCAATGCGTGTACGCCGCCATGCATCAGGACTACAGCGAAGGGTTTGTGGCCGGAGACCGTGCGAGTTGGCCGGATGAGCAACGGGCAGGAGAGATCTGCGTCAAACGTCTGCTGTCTGGAGAGCGGGGCCACTACGGCCCGATGGAACACGCCCAGATTGTGCTGAACGTGGGCTGGTTCCCGCACTCGGTGATGCAGCAGGCACGCACCCACCGCGTCGGCGTGAGCTTCGATGTGCAATCGATGCGATACACCGGCGACCGCATCTGTCGCGCAGCGGATGGGGCCCTCGACCTTGAGGAGGTGTTTTATCTAAGGCCCGTCGGGGAGTACAGCGACCGGCAGGGCAAGAAATACGCCTACACCGAAGCGCTGCGCAACCAGGATCTAGAGCTGTGCCGCAGCGCCGCCGAGCGTTACAGAGACCTTCTCAAGGCCGGCTTCGCCGAAGAACATGCCCGCGGCATCCTTCCCTTCGACTACCGCCAGCATTTCGTGGTGAGCTTCAGTCTGCGGGCATTCCTGCACTTCATGGATCTGCGGGCCAAGCTCGATGCCCAACTTGAGATCCGCCAGCTCTGCGATCTGATGTGGCCCCACATGGTGGCGTGGGCCCCTGAATTTGCGGCCTGGTACGAAAAGACCAGGCTGCACCGAGCACGACTGGCCCCGTGA
- the ileS gene encoding isoleucine--tRNA ligase has product MSKETRDATAEGRPSYKDTLNLLQTGFGMRANAVKREPELQAFWKEQGIDGKLGLNNSGPTFTLHDGPPYANGALHMGHALNKVLKDVINKYQVLNGRQVRYVPGWDCHGLPIELKVLQSMDQEQRKALTPIKLRKKAAAYARKQVDGQMKGFQRWGIWADWEQPYLTLQKQYESAQIRVFGEMVLKGHIYRGLKPVHWSPSSRTALAEAELEYPDGHTSPSVYAAFPAVELPERLRDALKAEGLELPTETGALGQALQVAIWTTTPWTLPANLAVSVNERLDYALADDGDGRLLLVAADLIETLSGTLARPLTRRATVKGALLAGLTYRHPLLDRTSPVVIGGDYITTESGTGLVHTAPGHGVDDFHTGQKNGLPVLCPVDEAGNLTDDAGPFAGLNVLKDANPKIIEALESAGALLKQEAYGHRYPYDWRTKKPTIFRATEQWFASVEGFRQQALDAIAAVEWTPASGRNRIESMVKERGDWCISRQRTWGVPIPVFYHRSNGEVLLNADTLAHIEALIAEHGADVWWEKDEADLLPPAHADQADQWRKGTDTMDVWFDSGSSWAAVASQRDHLSYPADLYLEGSDQHRGWFQSSLLTSVAVNGHAPYKRVLTHGFALDEKGRKMSKSLGNVVDPMVIIEGGKNQKQEPPYGADVLRLWVSSVDYSADVPIGAGILRQLADVYRKVRNTSRYLLGNLHDFNPATDAIPIAELPVLDRWMLQRTAEVMDDIKEAFDSFEFFRFFQLLQNFCVTDLSNFYLDIAKDRLYVSAPGDRRRRSCQTVMALIIERLAGLIAPVLCHMAEDIWQNLPYPVAETSVFHRGWPTVPSDWRDPTLSAPVQELRELRAAVNKVLEDCRGRQELGASLEAAVRIDARRPELQDALSWLSETGDSVVDGLRDWLLVSQLQIGGEPWAEVLASQDDELASIEVSRARGTKCERCWHYEGDVGQHPEHPHICGRCVGVLERRHHQLA; this is encoded by the coding sequence GTGAGCAAGGAGACGCGCGACGCCACCGCTGAGGGACGTCCCTCCTACAAAGACACGCTCAACCTCCTGCAGACGGGCTTCGGCATGCGGGCCAATGCCGTGAAGCGTGAGCCCGAACTGCAGGCCTTCTGGAAGGAGCAGGGCATTGACGGCAAACTCGGGCTGAACAACAGCGGCCCGACCTTCACCCTCCACGACGGCCCGCCCTATGCCAATGGCGCCCTACACATGGGCCATGCCCTCAACAAGGTGTTGAAGGACGTCATCAATAAATATCAGGTGTTGAACGGGCGGCAGGTGCGCTACGTGCCGGGCTGGGACTGCCACGGCCTTCCGATCGAGCTCAAAGTGCTGCAGTCGATGGATCAGGAGCAGCGCAAGGCGCTGACACCGATCAAGCTGCGAAAGAAAGCCGCCGCCTACGCCCGCAAACAGGTGGATGGCCAGATGAAAGGCTTCCAGCGCTGGGGCATCTGGGCCGACTGGGAGCAGCCCTATCTGACCCTGCAAAAGCAGTACGAATCGGCTCAAATTCGGGTGTTTGGCGAGATGGTGCTCAAAGGGCACATCTACCGGGGCCTGAAACCGGTGCACTGGAGCCCGAGCTCACGCACCGCCTTGGCCGAAGCCGAACTGGAGTACCCCGACGGCCACACCAGCCCCAGCGTCTATGCCGCTTTCCCAGCGGTGGAGCTGCCGGAACGGCTGCGGGATGCGCTCAAGGCGGAGGGCCTGGAGCTGCCCACCGAGACGGGCGCCCTGGGCCAGGCCCTGCAGGTGGCGATCTGGACCACCACCCCCTGGACGTTGCCGGCCAACCTGGCGGTGTCGGTGAATGAACGGCTCGATTACGCCCTGGCGGACGACGGCGACGGCCGCCTGTTGCTGGTGGCTGCCGATCTGATCGAGACGCTGAGCGGCACCCTGGCGCGCCCACTGACCCGGCGCGCCACCGTGAAGGGCGCTCTGCTCGCCGGGCTGACCTACCGCCACCCGCTCCTGGACCGCACCAGTCCGGTGGTGATCGGGGGCGATTACATCACCACTGAATCGGGCACAGGCCTCGTGCACACCGCCCCTGGTCACGGCGTCGACGACTTCCACACCGGCCAGAAGAACGGCCTGCCGGTGCTCTGCCCTGTGGACGAAGCCGGCAACCTCACTGACGACGCCGGGCCGTTCGCAGGCCTGAATGTGCTCAAGGATGCCAACCCCAAGATCATCGAGGCGCTGGAGTCCGCCGGGGCCCTGCTCAAGCAGGAGGCCTATGGCCACCGCTATCCCTACGACTGGCGCACCAAGAAACCCACGATCTTCAGGGCCACGGAACAGTGGTTCGCCTCCGTGGAAGGGTTCCGTCAACAGGCACTCGATGCGATCGCCGCAGTGGAGTGGACCCCTGCCTCAGGTCGAAACCGGATCGAATCGATGGTGAAGGAGCGGGGTGACTGGTGCATCTCCCGTCAACGCACTTGGGGGGTGCCGATCCCCGTCTTCTATCACCGCAGCAACGGTGAGGTGCTGCTGAACGCCGACACCCTGGCTCACATCGAAGCATTGATCGCCGAGCACGGTGCCGATGTCTGGTGGGAGAAAGACGAAGCGGATCTGCTGCCGCCCGCCCACGCCGACCAGGCCGACCAGTGGCGCAAGGGCACCGACACCATGGATGTGTGGTTCGACTCCGGCTCCAGTTGGGCTGCCGTCGCCAGTCAGCGCGACCACCTGAGCTATCCCGCAGACCTCTACCTGGAAGGGTCCGACCAGCACCGCGGCTGGTTCCAGAGCTCCCTGCTCACCTCGGTCGCCGTGAATGGCCATGCCCCCTACAAGCGGGTGCTCACCCATGGCTTCGCCCTGGATGAGAAAGGCCGAAAGATGAGCAAATCCCTCGGAAATGTGGTCGACCCGATGGTGATCATCGAGGGGGGCAAGAACCAGAAGCAGGAACCGCCCTACGGCGCTGATGTGTTGCGACTCTGGGTGAGCTCGGTGGATTACTCCGCCGATGTGCCGATCGGGGCCGGGATCCTGCGCCAGCTGGCGGATGTTTACCGCAAGGTGCGCAACACCAGCCGCTATCTGCTGGGCAACCTCCACGACTTCAATCCGGCAACCGACGCGATCCCCATTGCGGAGCTTCCAGTGCTGGACCGCTGGATGCTGCAGCGCACGGCCGAGGTGATGGACGACATCAAAGAAGCCTTCGACAGCTTCGAGTTCTTCCGCTTCTTCCAGTTGCTGCAGAACTTCTGCGTCACCGATCTGTCGAACTTCTACCTCGACATCGCCAAGGACAGGCTTTACGTGAGTGCCCCCGGCGACCGGCGCCGGCGCAGCTGCCAAACCGTGATGGCCCTGATCATCGAACGCCTGGCCGGACTGATCGCTCCGGTGTTGTGCCACATGGCCGAAGACATCTGGCAGAACCTGCCTTACCCCGTGGCGGAAACCTCGGTCTTCCACCGCGGCTGGCCCACGGTTCCCTCCGACTGGCGTGATCCCACGCTCAGCGCTCCGGTTCAAGAGCTGCGGGAGCTTCGGGCTGCGGTGAACAAAGTGCTGGAGGACTGCCGCGGCCGTCAGGAACTTGGGGCATCGCTTGAGGCTGCCGTGCGGATTGACGCCCGCCGTCCGGAACTCCAGGACGCTCTCTCTTGGCTGAGTGAGACGGGGGATTCCGTGGTGGATGGTCTGCGGGACTGGCTGCTGGTCTCTCAACTGCAGATTGGCGGCGAACCCTGGGCTGAAGTGCTCGCCAGCCAGGACGACGAACTCGCATCAATCGAGGTGAGCCGAGCGCGGGGGACCAAATGCGAGCGCTGCTGGCACTACGAGGGGGATGTGGGTCAGCACCCGGAGCATCCGCACATCTGTGGTCGCTGTGTTGGCGTTCTGGAACGCCGACATCACCAGTTGGCTTGA
- a CDS encoding FIST N-terminal domain-containing protein → MAPFAPFNWFRSGGAGPSCRTGLSTQASLDEAVRDVIGQLGRLRGEADLTLVFASTGYATDLPRLLPMLRAQISAKHWIGCTGGGVVGTRGDGSASELEQTPALSVTVLSLPGASIATQHLSTEALPDLDGAAQQWQDWVGTTPEAARSQILLIDPTSSGVNDLISGLDYAYPGAEKIGGIAAPHNSPHGSLLLDDNVATGAVVCSIGGSWRLETVVAQGCRPIGPVFSIEQVRRNVLLELSDGNTKASPINCLQRVLADLSERERELVRHSLFLGVERSSLLLNTDGAASEASAFLMRNLIGVDPSNGAVAVAERVRAGQNVQFHLREAAASEDEALGLLKTATAASDDTVHFGLLLACMGRGQGLFGRADGDISLARRLMPNLPVAGAFCNGEIGPVGGATHLHGYTACWGLLRQDPDSSSGSGSDNLG, encoded by the coding sequence ATGGCACCGTTCGCACCGTTCAATTGGTTTCGATCCGGTGGCGCTGGACCCAGTTGCCGGACAGGGCTGTCCACGCAAGCGTCTCTGGACGAGGCAGTGCGGGATGTGATTGGGCAACTGGGTCGGCTCAGAGGCGAAGCTGATCTCACCCTTGTCTTTGCCTCAACGGGTTACGCCACCGACCTGCCACGGCTGCTACCGATGCTTCGCGCCCAGATCAGCGCGAAACATTGGATCGGATGCACCGGAGGAGGCGTGGTGGGCACCCGCGGCGACGGCAGCGCCTCGGAACTGGAACAGACGCCGGCGTTGAGCGTGACGGTGCTCTCCCTGCCGGGGGCCTCGATTGCCACCCAACACCTGAGCACAGAGGCGCTGCCTGATCTGGATGGTGCCGCCCAGCAATGGCAGGACTGGGTTGGCACCACCCCCGAGGCAGCCCGCAGCCAGATCCTGCTGATCGACCCCACTAGCAGTGGAGTCAATGACCTGATCAGCGGGCTGGACTACGCCTATCCGGGTGCCGAAAAAATTGGTGGCATCGCGGCACCCCACAACAGCCCGCACGGGTCGCTGCTGCTGGATGACAATGTCGCCACCGGCGCTGTGGTCTGTTCCATCGGGGGGAGCTGGCGCCTCGAAACGGTGGTGGCCCAGGGCTGCCGCCCCATCGGCCCGGTCTTCTCAATCGAGCAGGTGCGGCGCAACGTGCTGCTGGAACTGAGTGATGGCAACACCAAGGCCAGTCCCATCAATTGCCTGCAACGGGTTCTGGCCGACCTCAGCGAACGGGAGCGCGAGCTGGTGCGTCACTCGCTGTTTCTCGGCGTCGAACGCAGCAGCCTGCTGCTGAACACCGATGGAGCAGCATCAGAAGCCAGTGCCTTCCTGATGCGCAACCTGATCGGTGTGGATCCCAGCAATGGCGCAGTGGCCGTTGCAGAGCGGGTGCGTGCCGGCCAAAACGTGCAATTTCATCTGCGCGAGGCCGCCGCCTCCGAGGACGAGGCCCTTGGCTTGCTGAAGACAGCGACGGCTGCTTCAGACGACACAGTGCATTTCGGTTTGCTGTTGGCCTGCATGGGACGGGGCCAGGGGCTGTTCGGTCGTGCCGATGGCGACATCAGCCTGGCGCGCCGACTGATGCCGAACCTGCCCGTGGCGGGAGCGTTCTGCAACGGTGAGATCGGACCCGTTGGTGGCGCGACGCATCTGCATGGCTATACCGCCTGCTGGGGCTTGCTGCGCCAGGACCCCGACAGCTCCTCTGGCAGCGGCTCTGACAATCTCGGTTGA
- a CDS encoding thioredoxin domain-containing protein translates to MTGSPESSPLGTAQRWVLVAVAVALALGLVILRGGIQSESPMEQLARQSLDPQTALTNGRPTLMEFYADWCQVCREMAPSMLELEETSREQLNVVLVNVDNPRWQDLVDRYDVNGIPQLNLFNAEGEPRGRSLGLRSAEELQLLRAALLEDQPLPALPGVGTISRLTPPGSADRALAGASSQPTAGPRSHG, encoded by the coding sequence ATGACAGGGTCCCCAGAGTCTTCGCCCCTGGGCACAGCACAGCGATGGGTGCTGGTTGCCGTCGCGGTTGCTCTGGCCCTCGGTCTTGTGATCCTGCGCGGTGGCATTCAGAGCGAAAGCCCGATGGAACAGCTGGCGAGACAATCCCTCGACCCGCAAACAGCACTGACCAACGGACGTCCAACGCTGATGGAGTTCTACGCGGACTGGTGTCAGGTCTGCAGAGAAATGGCACCCTCAATGCTGGAACTGGAGGAGACCTCCCGAGAACAACTCAATGTTGTTCTGGTGAACGTCGATAACCCCCGTTGGCAAGATCTGGTTGATCGCTACGACGTCAACGGCATCCCCCAGTTGAATCTGTTCAATGCCGAGGGAGAGCCGAGGGGTCGATCCCTTGGCCTGCGCAGTGCTGAAGAACTGCAACTGCTGCGTGCAGCACTGCTGGAGGATCAGCCTTTACCCGCCCTGCCTGGGGTCGGCACCATCAGCCGGCTAACGCCTCCTGGCTCCGCTGACCGTGCCTTGGCTGGAGCGTCGAGCCAACCCACAGCCGGGCCCCGAAGCCATGGTTGA